CGATCTCGGCCGCCGCCCGCGCCAGGATCGCGGCGATACGCCGCTGCTCGTCGACGGATGCGCCGGCGCGCGTCATCAGCGCACGCTTGAGCGCGTGACGCGCGTCGGCCAGTTCCGCGGACCAGGCACCCCGTCCGCCCACGCCCTCCTCGCCTTCGGCGAGCGCGCTGCGCATCAAGTCCATCTTGTGCGCGGCCTGCTGCAGCCGGGCGAGGAGCATGTCGACGCGTTCGCGGTTGGCGTCCAGGTGGGCGCGGCCTTCGTCGGACAGCGCGTACCGCTTGCGCGTGCCTTCGAGCTGGATGGTGACCCAGCCCAGGTCTTCCATGCATGCCAGCGCCGGGTACATCATGCCCGGGCTCGGCGCATAAAAACCGTTCGATCGCGTCTCCAGCGCCTTGATGAGTTCATAGCCGTGGCTGGGCTGCTCGGCGATCAGCGCCAGCAGCAGCAATTGCAAGTCATCCGACGACAGCTTGCGTCCGCGCGGCAGGCCGCCGTCGTCCGAGAAGCCGAAGCCGCCCGGCCGGCCGTCGCGGCCCGGATGTCCGCCATGGCCGCCGTGCCCGTGGCGTGGGGAGAATACGGGATGGTGGGGGTGCATATGGTGTCGCATCTTCATTCCATTATATCGTAAGATACATCGTAAGATACATCGTAAGATAGTCGACAAAGTTGATACAGTCAACCATTTTTTGACGCTACCCGGCAGCGGAAAGGGACGGTGTACACTGGCGCACACCTTTTTGAGAGCGGGGAACGATGTCGATGGAATGGGAACGCCTGGTGTCGACGATGCGCCTGGGCCGCGAGGATGACCGGGGCGACGGCGGCAGCCGTACGGAGTACATGCGCGATTGGGACCGGCTCGTGTATTCGAGCGCGTTCCGGCGCCTGCAGGACAAGACGCAAGTGTTTCCGCTGTCGGACAGCGATTACGTGCGCACGCGCCTCACGCACAGCATCGAGGTGTCGTCGGTCGGCCGCTCGCTGGGCATGCTGTGCGGCGAATTCATCAAGGAACGCGTGCCGGCATTGTCGATGGCGCCGCAGGACTTCGGCAGCATCGTCGCCGCCGCCTGTCTCGCCCACGACATCGGCAACCCGCCGTTCGGCCATTCCGGCGAAGCCGCGATCCAGTCATGGTTCGCCGAGCATGCAGACCGCTGGCTCGCCGGCCTCGCCGAACGCGAGCGCCAGGACTTCCTGCGCTTCGAGGGCAATGCCCAGGGCTTCCGCCTCGTCACGCGGCTGCAGAACGCCGTCGACAACGGCGGCTTCCAGCTGACCTATGCCGTGCTGGCCGCGTTCATGAAATACCCGCGCGCATCCGACCTGCCGCGGGCGAAGGACAAGATCAGCGAAAAGAAATTCGGCTATTTCGCGGA
This genomic stretch from Massilia putida harbors:
- a CDS encoding PadR family transcriptional regulator; the encoded protein is MKMRHHMHPHHPVFSPRHGHGGHGGHPGRDGRPGGFGFSDDGGLPRGRKLSSDDLQLLLLALIAEQPSHGYELIKALETRSNGFYAPSPGMMYPALACMEDLGWVTIQLEGTRKRYALSDEGRAHLDANRERVDMLLARLQQAAHKMDLMRSALAEGEEGVGGRGAWSAELADARHALKRALMTRAGASVDEQRRIAAILARAAAEIEQGPASGGQPGSTGS